In Leifsonia sp. ZF2019, a genomic segment contains:
- the uvrC gene encoding excinuclease ABC subunit UvrC, with protein MADTVSYRPKAGEIPTQPGVYRFRDKNRRVLYVGKAKNLRARLSNYFQPLRSLHERTRRMVTTAASVEWTVVASEFEALQLEYTWIKEFTPPFNVQFRDDKSYPYLAVTLGDRIPRVMVTRNRGVKDARYFGPYTKVWAIRDTVDLMLKAFPVRSCSDGVYRRAELTGRPCLLGDIGKCAAPCVGRITPEDHRGLAEDFVSFMAGNDTKYIRELNDKMKSAASTMDYEAAARHRDAIQALEAAMGKSAVVLQETVDLDAFGIAHDELAAAVQQFIVRGGRIRGVRSWVVDKELDMELGELVETVLQNAYEGADVPPREILVPELPDDTAELERWLTERRHETSGGSVSDPSATRGRLSGRVELRVAQRGDKAALAQTAEMNAKNALVLYKTRRSADFVARSKALSDIQEALGMDEAPLRMECYDVSHLSGTNIVASMVVFEDGLPRKDQYRRFSIPESTDDTESIYQVITRRLAYLKDDAPIETDPVAAGTGRTDEPFADDGGDDPTIDVDAELAEAAEKRRRKFSYPPNLLLVDGGQPQVAAAQRALEESGVQGIQLAGIAKRLEEIWLPDSDFPVILPRNSDALFLIQRLRDEAHRFAITYQRSRRKRDIGTVLGEIPGLGPSRVKELLKHFGSVAQLKQATPEQIAEVRGVGPTLAAAVAERLAER; from the coding sequence GTGGCCGACACCGTCAGCTACCGGCCGAAGGCCGGCGAGATCCCGACCCAGCCGGGCGTCTACCGCTTCCGCGACAAGAACCGGCGGGTGCTCTACGTGGGCAAGGCGAAGAACCTGCGTGCGCGGTTGAGCAACTACTTCCAGCCTCTGCGCAGCCTGCACGAGCGCACCCGGCGCATGGTCACGACCGCCGCGTCGGTCGAGTGGACGGTGGTGGCGAGCGAGTTCGAGGCGCTCCAGCTGGAGTACACCTGGATCAAGGAGTTCACTCCACCGTTCAACGTGCAGTTCCGGGACGACAAGTCGTACCCCTACCTCGCCGTGACGCTGGGCGACCGCATCCCGCGCGTGATGGTCACCCGCAACCGCGGCGTCAAGGACGCCCGCTACTTCGGTCCATATACGAAGGTGTGGGCGATCCGCGACACCGTCGACCTCATGCTCAAGGCGTTCCCGGTCCGCAGCTGCTCCGACGGGGTGTACCGCCGCGCCGAGCTGACGGGTCGTCCGTGCCTGCTCGGCGACATCGGCAAGTGCGCCGCGCCCTGCGTCGGCCGTATCACGCCGGAGGACCACCGCGGGCTCGCCGAGGACTTCGTCTCGTTCATGGCGGGCAATGACACGAAGTACATCCGCGAGCTGAACGACAAGATGAAGTCGGCCGCGAGCACGATGGACTACGAGGCCGCCGCCCGGCACCGTGACGCCATCCAGGCCCTCGAGGCGGCCATGGGCAAGAGCGCGGTCGTGCTGCAGGAGACGGTCGACCTCGACGCCTTCGGCATCGCCCACGACGAGCTCGCGGCCGCGGTGCAGCAGTTCATCGTGCGCGGCGGGCGCATCCGCGGTGTCCGCAGCTGGGTGGTCGACAAAGAGCTCGACATGGAGCTCGGCGAACTGGTGGAGACCGTCCTGCAGAACGCCTATGAGGGCGCCGACGTGCCCCCGCGCGAGATTCTGGTGCCCGAACTGCCGGACGACACGGCGGAGCTGGAACGGTGGCTCACCGAACGTCGGCACGAGACCAGCGGCGGGAGCGTGAGCGACCCGAGTGCGACGCGCGGACGGCTCAGCGGTCGTGTGGAGCTGCGCGTCGCCCAGCGCGGCGACAAGGCCGCGCTGGCGCAGACCGCGGAGATGAACGCCAAGAACGCGCTCGTGCTCTACAAGACGCGCCGATCTGCGGACTTCGTCGCCCGGTCCAAGGCGCTCTCCGACATCCAGGAGGCGCTCGGCATGGACGAGGCTCCGCTGCGGATGGAGTGCTACGACGTCTCGCACCTGAGCGGGACCAACATCGTCGCGTCCATGGTCGTCTTCGAGGACGGTCTGCCGCGCAAGGATCAGTACCGCCGGTTCAGCATCCCCGAGTCGACCGACGACACGGAGTCGATCTACCAGGTGATCACGCGGCGACTCGCCTACCTGAAGGACGACGCGCCCATCGAGACCGATCCGGTCGCTGCGGGCACGGGGCGAACGGACGAGCCGTTCGCCGACGACGGGGGAGACGACCCGACCATCGATGTCGACGCCGAGCTCGCGGAAGCGGCGGAGAAGCGCCGCCGCAAGTTCTCCTACCCGCCGAACCTCCTCCTCGTCGACGGCGGTCAGCCGCAGGTGGCCGCGGCGCAGCGCGCCCTCGAGGAGTCGGGCGTGCAGGGCATCCAGCTGGCGGGTATCGCCAAGCGTCTGGAGGAGATCTGGCTGCCCGACTCGGACTTCCCGGTCATCCTGCCGCGCAACAGCGACGCCCTCTTCCTCATCCAGCGGCTGCGCGACGAGGCACACCGCTTCGCGATCACCTACCAGCGGTCGCGGCGTAAGCGTGACATCGGCACCGTGCTGGGCGAGATCCCGGGCCTCGGCCCATCGCGGGTGAAGGAGCTGCTGAAGCACTTCGGTTCTGTGGCCCAGCTGAAGCAGGCGACGCCGGAGCAGATCGCAGAGGTGCGCGGCGTCGGCCCGACGCTGGCCGCCGCCGTGGCCGAGCGGCTGGCCGAGCGCTGA
- the uvrA gene encoding excinuclease ABC subunit UvrA, protein MGRVSIQGQGIQGQAQSHQPQGSIARVTGSHLSVRGARVHNLHDVDLEIPRDSLVVFTGLSGSGKSSLAFDTIFAEGQRRYVESLSAYARQFLGQVDRPDVDFIEGLSPAVSIDQKSTNRNPRSTVGTITEIYDYMRLLWARIGVPHCPICGEKIQRQTVQQIADQLMELEAGTRYMVVSPVVSQKKGEFVDLFKELAAGGYSRALVDGEMIQLAEPPTLKKQYKHDISVIVDRLVAGPDILTRLTDSLETALRLTDGLVQVNFVDREGPEAWQNFSEKLSCPNGHPIQLTEIEPRTFSFNAPFGACPECSGLGTRMSVDDDLLLGDDELSIAEGVIVPWTTQGKGLFNYYEKLLDGLARDLKFSLTTPWKKLPENVRDAVLHGDNFEVKVRWKNRYGREMSYTSGFEGVVPYIERQYLQAETDTQRARWAEYLREVPCPVCKGKRLKPEVLAVHVHGASIADTSELSLSDARAFMEKLHLTEREQKIAAQVLREIKIRLDFLIQVGLSYLDLSRAAATLSGGEAQRIRLATQIGSGLTGVLYVLDEPSIGLHQRDNRRLIDTLVALRDLGNTLIVVEHDEDTIRTADWVVDIGPGAGVNGGHVVHSGSYDELLANTESLTGDYLAGRREIAIPAKRRKIDKKRMLRVVDAEANNLKKVTVDFPLGTFVAVTGVSGSGKSSLVNDILYRVLANKLNGARKLPGKHRTVTGLDNLDKVVHVDQAPIGRTPRSNPATYTGVFDRIRNLFAETTEAKMRGYLPGRFSFNVKGGRCEACSGDGTIKIEMNFLPDVYVACEVCGGARYNRDTLSVHYKGKNIAEVLDMPISEAAVFFEPISAIHRYLKTLVDVGLGYVRLGQSATTLSGGEAQRVKLATELQRRSNGRSVYVLDEPTTGLHFEDVRKLLLVLNGLLDKGNTVIVIEHNLDVIKSADWLIDMGPEGGAGGGQVIATGTPEQVAEAPGSHTGYFLKEILQGESAQGAA, encoded by the coding sequence ATGGGACGAGTGAGTATTCAGGGGCAGGGTATCCAGGGTCAGGCGCAGAGCCATCAGCCGCAGGGGAGCATCGCCAGGGTCACGGGGTCGCACCTGAGCGTCCGGGGCGCGCGTGTGCACAACCTGCACGATGTCGACCTCGAGATCCCGCGCGACTCCCTCGTCGTGTTCACCGGCCTGTCGGGCTCGGGCAAGTCGTCTCTCGCGTTCGACACGATCTTCGCGGAGGGGCAGCGCAGGTACGTCGAGTCGCTGTCGGCCTACGCGCGTCAGTTCCTCGGACAGGTCGACCGCCCCGACGTCGACTTCATCGAGGGTCTCAGCCCCGCGGTGTCGATCGATCAGAAGTCGACGAACCGCAACCCGCGCTCGACCGTCGGAACGATCACCGAGATCTACGACTACATGCGTCTGCTCTGGGCGCGCATCGGCGTGCCGCACTGCCCGATCTGCGGCGAGAAGATCCAGCGGCAGACGGTGCAGCAGATCGCCGACCAGCTGATGGAGCTGGAGGCGGGCACCCGCTACATGGTGGTCAGCCCGGTCGTCTCGCAGAAGAAGGGCGAGTTCGTCGACCTCTTCAAGGAGCTCGCGGCGGGCGGTTACTCGCGCGCGCTGGTCGACGGCGAGATGATCCAGCTCGCGGAACCGCCGACGCTCAAGAAGCAGTACAAGCACGACATCTCGGTCATCGTGGACCGTCTCGTGGCCGGCCCCGACATCCTGACCCGTCTGACGGATTCGCTCGAGACCGCGCTGCGGCTCACGGACGGTCTCGTCCAGGTCAACTTCGTCGACCGTGAGGGACCGGAGGCCTGGCAGAACTTCAGCGAGAAGCTCTCCTGCCCGAACGGCCACCCGATCCAGCTCACCGAGATCGAGCCGCGCACGTTCTCGTTCAATGCGCCGTTCGGCGCGTGCCCCGAGTGCTCCGGCCTCGGCACCCGCATGTCGGTCGACGACGACCTCCTGCTCGGCGACGACGAGCTGAGCATCGCGGAGGGCGTGATCGTCCCCTGGACCACGCAGGGCAAAGGGCTCTTCAACTACTACGAGAAGCTGCTCGACGGGCTCGCTCGTGACCTGAAGTTCTCGCTGACGACCCCGTGGAAGAAGCTCCCGGAGAACGTGCGCGACGCGGTGCTCCACGGCGACAACTTCGAGGTCAAGGTCCGCTGGAAGAACCGGTACGGACGCGAGATGTCGTACACCTCCGGCTTCGAGGGCGTGGTGCCGTACATCGAGCGCCAGTACCTGCAGGCCGAGACCGACACGCAGCGCGCACGCTGGGCCGAGTACCTGCGCGAGGTTCCGTGCCCGGTCTGCAAGGGCAAGCGCCTCAAGCCCGAGGTGCTCGCCGTGCACGTCCACGGTGCGAGCATCGCGGACACGTCGGAGCTGAGCCTCAGCGACGCCCGCGCGTTCATGGAGAAGCTGCACCTCACCGAACGCGAGCAGAAGATCGCCGCCCAGGTGCTGCGCGAGATCAAGATCCGCCTCGACTTCCTGATCCAGGTCGGACTCAGCTACCTCGACCTCTCGCGGGCGGCGGCCACGCTGTCCGGTGGCGAGGCGCAGCGCATCCGGCTCGCCACTCAGATCGGGTCGGGGCTGACCGGCGTGCTCTACGTGCTCGACGAGCCGAGCATCGGCCTGCACCAGCGTGACAACCGGCGCCTGATCGACACGCTCGTGGCCCTCCGCGACCTCGGCAACACGCTCATCGTGGTCGAGCACGACGAGGACACCATCCGCACCGCCGACTGGGTCGTCGACATCGGTCCGGGCGCGGGCGTCAACGGCGGTCACGTCGTGCATTCCGGCTCGTACGATGAGCTGCTGGCGAACACCGAGTCGCTCACGGGCGACTACCTCGCGGGCCGTCGCGAGATCGCCATCCCGGCCAAGCGCCGGAAGATCGACAAGAAGCGGATGCTGCGCGTGGTCGACGCCGAGGCGAACAACCTCAAGAAGGTCACCGTCGACTTCCCGCTCGGCACGTTCGTCGCCGTCACGGGCGTCTCGGGATCGGGCAAGTCGTCGCTCGTCAACGACATCCTCTACCGCGTGCTCGCCAACAAGCTCAACGGGGCCCGCAAGCTTCCGGGCAAGCACCGCACGGTCACCGGACTGGACAATCTCGACAAGGTCGTGCACGTCGACCAGGCGCCCATCGGCCGGACTCCGCGCTCCAACCCGGCCACCTACACGGGCGTGTTCGACCGCATCCGCAACCTCTTCGCGGAGACCACCGAGGCGAAGATGCGCGGCTACCTGCCGGGCCGGTTCAGCTTCAACGTCAAGGGCGGTCGCTGCGAGGCGTGCTCCGGCGACGGCACGATCAAGATCGAGATGAACTTCCTGCCCGACGTGTACGTCGCGTGCGAGGTGTGCGGGGGAGCCCGTTACAACCGCGACACGCTCTCGGTGCACTACAAGGGCAAGAACATCGCCGAGGTGCTCGACATGCCGATCAGCGAGGCGGCGGTGTTCTTCGAGCCGATCTCGGCCATCCACCGCTACCTGAAGACGCTGGTCGACGTGGGTCTCGGCTACGTGCGGCTCGGCCAGAGCGCGACGACCCTGTCGGGCGGCGAGGCGCAGCGCGTGAAGCTCGCGACCGAGCTGCAGCGCCGGTCGAACGGCCGCAGCGTCTACGTGCTCGACGAGCCGACCACCGGTCTGCACTTCGAAGACGTCCGCAAGCTGCTGCTCGTGCTCAACGGCCTTCTCGACAAGGGCAACACCGTCATCGTCATCGAGCACAACCTCGACGTGATCAAGTCCGCGGACTGGCTGATCGATATGGGCCCCGAAGGCGGCGCCGGGGGCGGCCAGGTCATCGCGACCGGCACCCCGGAGCAGGTGGCGGAGGCTCCAGGCAGCCACACGGGCTACTTCCTCAAGGAGATCCTGCAGGGCGAGAGCGCCCAGGGCGCCGCGTAG
- a CDS encoding DUF58 domain-containing protein → MTDSASRAGAAPDGKSAGSPLRRVPSPAQTGAALVAAVCMTAAFLFGRVELVLVAAPLLLAVLGDRVRRPRDGSAVTMRAHAVAAVDGSEPAPGIAGAGEPARDDGATARVAVAVSAAAAPGSHPDAIQLRITPADRAPVDTVLTPRAATQLRVGVAVGHSGPQRVVLVEGRAIGADASWTGDPDVPGAAATVVRVVRPAALPIRSLPLPARLQGLTGQHVSSRPGDGGEFRDVDRYRAGDRLRRIDWKATARRAQRPGELYVRRTTATSDAAVQLVLDARDDLPGEVADWAAPHPRAGLRSLDVAREAAVSLATAYAAVADRVGFDDIADAARALPPRSGSRHREAVLRRIETTTARRAVGDRVRVPRLATGALVYVLSTFLDDQPLRLALTWRAAGHRVIAVDVLPPLRAATLTAREQVALRVVAAERAVRLERLRAAGADLLVWTSPDRDSALRRLAAPRRRTTAGRPA, encoded by the coding sequence ATGACGGACAGCGCATCGCGCGCCGGTGCTGCGCCGGACGGGAAGAGTGCGGGATCGCCGTTGCGTCGCGTTCCCAGTCCGGCTCAGACCGGGGCCGCGCTGGTGGCCGCCGTGTGCATGACCGCCGCTTTCCTGTTCGGGCGCGTCGAGCTGGTGCTGGTCGCGGCGCCGCTGCTCCTGGCCGTCCTGGGCGACCGGGTGCGCCGCCCGCGCGACGGGAGCGCCGTCACGATGAGGGCGCACGCCGTGGCTGCGGTCGACGGCTCGGAGCCGGCGCCGGGCATCGCCGGGGCGGGGGAGCCCGCCCGCGACGACGGTGCGACCGCTCGCGTCGCAGTCGCCGTTTCCGCCGCGGCGGCGCCCGGCAGCCATCCGGACGCGATCCAGCTCCGGATCACCCCGGCGGACCGCGCACCCGTCGACACGGTGCTCACGCCGAGGGCCGCGACGCAGCTCCGTGTCGGCGTCGCGGTCGGGCACTCCGGGCCGCAGCGCGTCGTCCTGGTCGAGGGGCGTGCGATCGGCGCGGACGCCTCGTGGACGGGCGACCCCGACGTGCCAGGGGCCGCCGCGACGGTCGTTCGCGTCGTGCGGCCCGCGGCGCTGCCGATCCGGAGCCTTCCGCTGCCCGCTCGCCTGCAGGGCCTCACGGGGCAGCACGTGTCCAGCAGGCCGGGCGACGGCGGCGAGTTCCGCGATGTCGACCGCTATCGTGCCGGCGACCGGCTGCGGCGGATCGACTGGAAGGCGACGGCCCGTCGAGCGCAGCGCCCCGGTGAGCTCTACGTGCGCCGCACGACGGCGACCTCCGACGCGGCGGTCCAGCTCGTCCTGGATGCCCGCGACGACCTCCCGGGCGAGGTGGCGGACTGGGCTGCACCGCACCCGCGGGCCGGCCTGCGCTCGCTCGACGTGGCGAGGGAGGCCGCGGTCTCGCTCGCGACGGCGTACGCGGCCGTCGCCGACCGGGTCGGCTTCGACGATATCGCCGACGCCGCGCGCGCCCTTCCCCCGCGCTCGGGCTCGCGGCACAGGGAGGCGGTACTCCGCCGCATCGAGACGACCACAGCGCGCCGCGCCGTCGGCGATCGCGTACGCGTCCCCCGGCTGGCCACCGGTGCGCTGGTCTACGTGCTCTCCACGTTCCTCGACGACCAGCCGCTGCGGTTGGCCCTGACCTGGCGCGCTGCAGGGCATCGCGTGATCGCGGTGGACGTCCTCCCTCCGCTGCGCGCCGCGACGCTCACGGCGCGGGAGCAGGTCGCCCTCCGGGTGGTGGCGGCCGAGCGGGCCGTCCGGCTCGAGCGGTTGCGGGCGGCGGGCGCGGACCTGCTGGTGTGGACGTCCCCGGATCGGGACTCCGCCCTGCGCCGGCTCGCTGCACCCCGGCGCCGCACGACCGCGGGCAGGCCCGCATGA
- a CDS encoding AAA family ATPase — protein sequence MPSLPAPLSVDDVARLGAAVLDRVESVVIGMREPLTLALASILAGGHVLFEDVPGLGKTLAARSIAAAVGLDFRRLQCTPDLLPSDITGSFVYLPQTAEFEFRPGPVFTGLFLADEINRTSPKTQSALLEAMAEGQVSVEGSSFALPQPFHVVATANPIESEGTYALPEAQLDRFMVRLSVGYPDAVGERQVLLARVARRREVAAVAPVTDADTLLAMQAGVERVDVDPDIAAYCVALAAATRRHRSVEVGASPRGSQGLLLMARALAVLAGRDFVLPDDVKRVAVPVLAHRLTLTVSAWTGGVSAQDVVAEVVAAVPGPPAVGTRAPEHVEGSAGV from the coding sequence ATGCCGTCCCTCCCCGCCCCGTTGTCCGTCGACGACGTCGCGCGCCTCGGTGCCGCCGTGCTCGATCGCGTCGAGTCCGTCGTGATCGGGATGCGGGAGCCGCTGACGCTCGCGCTCGCCTCGATCCTCGCCGGCGGCCATGTGCTCTTCGAGGACGTCCCCGGTCTCGGCAAGACCCTCGCCGCGCGCTCGATCGCGGCGGCCGTCGGCCTCGACTTCCGCCGCCTCCAGTGCACTCCGGACCTCCTGCCGTCCGACATCACCGGGTCGTTCGTGTACCTGCCGCAGACCGCCGAGTTCGAGTTCCGGCCCGGGCCCGTCTTCACCGGGCTGTTCCTCGCCGACGAGATCAACCGCACCTCGCCGAAGACGCAGTCCGCGCTGCTGGAGGCGATGGCGGAGGGGCAGGTGTCGGTCGAGGGGAGCAGTTTCGCCCTCCCGCAGCCGTTCCACGTGGTCGCGACGGCGAACCCGATCGAGTCCGAGGGCACCTACGCCCTCCCCGAGGCGCAGCTCGATCGATTCATGGTGCGGCTGAGCGTTGGCTATCCGGACGCGGTGGGGGAGCGCCAGGTGCTGCTCGCACGGGTCGCACGACGACGCGAGGTCGCCGCCGTGGCACCGGTGACAGACGCGGACACGCTGCTCGCCATGCAGGCGGGCGTGGAGCGAGTGGACGTCGACCCCGACATCGCCGCATACTGCGTGGCTCTGGCCGCCGCGACCCGCCGCCACCGCTCGGTCGAGGTGGGGGCCTCGCCACGCGGGTCGCAGGGGCTGCTGCTGATGGCCCGCGCGCTGGCGGTGTTGGCCGGGCGCGACTTCGTCCTCCCCGACGATGTCAAGCGCGTCGCCGTCCCGGTGCTCGCCCACCGGCTCACGCTGACGGTGTCGGCTTGGACAGGCGGCGTCAGCGCGCAGGACGTCGTTGCAGAGGTGGTCGCCGCCGTGCCGGGGCCGCCGGCGGTCGGCACGCGCGCCCCGGAGCACGTGGAGGGGTCGGCGGGCGTATGA
- a CDS encoding DUF4129 domain-containing protein: MRSKAAWQRWVVPGVGALLLAVAAVAVSSQGPPVFSGPRIGLPDADLGPRPGATDAVTGTPGPWDTGRVVQVDLSWVVVALVALAAVLVVALVWRYLRRRMADRAAPSAALLGAVTDGELPPAAEEPRPEPVRRGLDRALAELDAPRDPRDAIERAWLGLEEGASDSGVRRLPAETPAEFVARVVARVAADASAARSLLGVYQRVRFGTRPATDADVADARAALESLRASWLATPAGARSQEAR, from the coding sequence GTGAGATCGAAGGCGGCGTGGCAGCGGTGGGTCGTCCCTGGCGTGGGCGCACTGCTGCTCGCGGTGGCGGCCGTCGCAGTGAGCTCGCAGGGGCCTCCCGTGTTCAGCGGCCCGCGTATCGGCCTGCCCGACGCAGATCTCGGGCCGCGGCCCGGAGCCACCGACGCCGTGACCGGCACTCCCGGGCCGTGGGACACCGGTCGGGTCGTCCAGGTCGACCTGTCCTGGGTCGTGGTCGCCCTCGTCGCGCTCGCGGCCGTGCTCGTCGTTGCGCTCGTCTGGCGCTACCTGCGCCGGCGGATGGCGGACAGGGCCGCTCCCTCGGCCGCGCTGCTCGGGGCCGTGACGGACGGCGAGCTGCCGCCGGCCGCCGAAGAGCCTCGGCCGGAGCCCGTCCGTCGCGGGCTGGACCGGGCACTCGCGGAACTGGACGCGCCGAGGGATCCCCGTGACGCCATCGAGCGCGCCTGGCTGGGCTTGGAGGAGGGCGCCTCCGACTCCGGCGTGCGGCGGTTGCCCGCCGAGACCCCCGCCGAGTTCGTCGCCCGCGTTGTCGCCAGGGTCGCAGCCGATGCGTCGGCAGCGCGCTCGCTGCTCGGCGTGTACCAGCGCGTGCGGTTCGGGACCCGTCCCGCGACGGACGCAGACGTGGCGGACGCCCGCGCCGCTCTGGAGTCGCTGCGCGCGTCATGGCTGGCGACGCCGGCCGGCGCACGCTCGCAGGAGGCCCGGTGA
- the uvrB gene encoding excinuclease ABC subunit UvrB, translating into MEPTRAVRPFEVVSEYAPSGDQPQAIAELAGRINAGETDVVLLGATGTGKSATTAWLIEQVQRPTLVLAHNKTLAAQLANEFRELLPNNAVEYFVSYYDYYQPEAYVPQTDTFIEKDSSINAEVERLRHSTTNSLLSRRDVVVVSTVSCIYGLGAAEEYLEAMVALQVGQTIGRDALIRRFVNMQYERNDVDFSRGKFRVRGDTIEIIPVYEEHAVRIEMFGDEIEALYTLHPLTGNVISKMDAVSVFPATHYAASPVTMQRAIGTIQTELHDRLVELEREGKLLEAQRLRMRTQFDLEMMEQIGFCSGIENYSRHIDGRQPGEAPNCLLDYFPDDFLVVIDESHVTVPQIGAMYEGDASRKRTLVEHGFRLPSALDNRPLRWNEFKDRVGQTVYLSATPGQYELGIADGVVEQIIRPTGLVDPQIVVKPTKGQIDDLLEEIRVRVERDERILVTTLTKKMAEELTDFLAEAGVRVRYLHSDVDTLRRVELLTELRAGVYDVLVGINLLREGLDLPEVSLVAILDADKEGFLRSSTSLIQTIGRAARNVSGEVHMYADVLTDSMQRAIEETDRRRDKQLEYNRVNGIDPQPLRKRIADITDVLAREEADTARMLAGREQKRKSPTPNLRNGGIAAQGAAELEGLIADLNQQMLAAAGELKFELAARLRDELSDLKRDLRQMEKAGHLG; encoded by the coding sequence ATGGAACCCACGCGCGCCGTCCGTCCCTTCGAGGTCGTCAGCGAATACGCCCCGAGCGGGGACCAGCCGCAGGCGATCGCCGAGCTCGCCGGCCGCATCAACGCGGGGGAGACCGACGTGGTGCTCCTCGGCGCGACGGGCACCGGCAAGTCGGCGACGACCGCGTGGCTGATCGAGCAGGTGCAGCGGCCCACCCTCGTCCTCGCGCACAACAAGACTCTCGCGGCGCAGCTCGCCAACGAGTTCCGGGAGCTGCTGCCGAACAACGCCGTCGAGTACTTCGTCTCGTACTACGACTACTACCAGCCCGAGGCCTACGTGCCGCAGACGGACACGTTCATCGAGAAGGACTCCTCGATCAACGCGGAGGTCGAGCGCCTGCGCCACTCGACGACGAACTCGCTGCTCAGCCGGCGCGACGTGGTGGTCGTTTCGACGGTGTCCTGCATCTACGGCCTCGGCGCGGCGGAGGAATACCTCGAGGCGATGGTCGCGCTCCAGGTGGGCCAGACCATCGGACGCGACGCGCTCATCCGGCGGTTCGTCAACATGCAGTACGAGCGCAACGATGTCGACTTCTCGCGCGGCAAGTTCCGCGTGCGCGGCGACACGATCGAGATCATCCCGGTCTACGAGGAGCACGCCGTGCGGATCGAGATGTTCGGTGACGAGATCGAGGCGCTGTACACGCTGCACCCGCTCACCGGCAACGTGATCTCGAAGATGGACGCGGTGTCCGTCTTCCCCGCGACGCACTACGCGGCCAGCCCGGTCACCATGCAGCGCGCCATCGGAACGATCCAGACCGAGCTGCACGACCGGCTGGTCGAGCTGGAGCGCGAGGGCAAGCTGCTGGAAGCCCAGCGCCTCCGCATGCGCACGCAGTTCGACCTCGAGATGATGGAGCAGATCGGCTTCTGCTCCGGCATCGAGAACTACTCGCGCCACATCGACGGCCGGCAGCCCGGGGAGGCGCCGAACTGCCTGCTGGACTACTTCCCGGACGACTTCCTCGTCGTGATCGACGAGTCGCACGTGACCGTCCCCCAGATCGGCGCGATGTACGAGGGCGACGCGTCCCGCAAGCGCACCCTGGTGGAGCACGGCTTCCGGCTCCCGAGCGCGCTCGACAACCGGCCGCTGCGCTGGAACGAGTTCAAGGACCGCGTGGGCCAGACCGTCTATCTCTCGGCCACCCCGGGGCAGTACGAGCTGGGGATCGCCGACGGCGTCGTCGAGCAGATCATCCGCCCGACCGGGCTCGTCGACCCGCAGATCGTCGTCAAGCCGACGAAGGGGCAGATCGACGATCTGCTCGAGGAGATCCGGGTGCGCGTCGAGCGCGACGAGCGCATCCTCGTCACGACGCTCACGAAGAAGATGGCGGAGGAGCTCACCGACTTCCTCGCCGAGGCCGGCGTGCGCGTGCGGTACCTCCATTCCGACGTCGACACGCTGCGGCGCGTCGAACTGCTGACCGAGCTGCGTGCGGGCGTCTACGACGTGCTGGTGGGCATCAACCTGCTGCGCGAGGGCCTCGACCTGCCCGAGGTGTCGCTGGTCGCGATCCTCGACGCGGACAAGGAGGGGTTCCTGCGGTCGTCGACCTCCCTCATCCAGACCATCGGCCGCGCAGCCCGCAACGTGTCGGGCGAGGTGCACATGTACGCGGACGTGCTCACCGATTCGATGCAGCGCGCGATCGAGGAGACTGATCGGCGTCGCGACAAGCAGCTGGAGTACAACCGGGTCAACGGCATCGACCCGCAGCCGTTGCGCAAGCGCATCGCCGACATCACCGACGTGCTCGCCCGCGAGGAGGCCGATACCGCTCGGATGCTCGCGGGACGCGAGCAGAAGCGCAAGAGCCCGACGCCGAACCTCCGCAACGGAGGCATCGCCGCGCAGGGCGCCGCAGAGCTCGAAGGGCTCATCGCCGATCTCAACCAGCAGATGCTCGCCGCGGCGGGCGAACTCAAGTTCGAGTTGGCGGCACGCCTGCGCGACGAGCTCTCCGACCTCAAGCGGGATCTGCGCCAGATGGAGAAGGCCGGGCACCTGGGCTGA
- the coaE gene encoding dephospho-CoA kinase — translation MQLIGLTGGIASGKSTIASRLAEHGAVIVDADRIAREVVEPGRPALAAIAERFGPGVIAADGSLDRPALGAIVFADEESRLALNEITHPAVLAESTARFAAAGAADPDAIVVYDVPLLVESANEYPFDLVVVAHAAAPTRVERLVALRGMDRAEAERRIGAQATDEERLAVADVVIDTDGSLERTREQVDALWERLRSRDSG, via the coding sequence GTGCAGCTGATCGGACTCACCGGCGGGATCGCCTCCGGCAAATCGACCATCGCCTCCCGTCTCGCCGAGCACGGCGCCGTGATCGTGGATGCGGACCGCATCGCCCGGGAGGTCGTCGAGCCCGGCCGTCCGGCCCTGGCGGCCATCGCCGAGCGGTTCGGGCCCGGGGTGATCGCGGCCGACGGCAGCCTCGACCGGCCGGCGCTGGGGGCGATCGTGTTCGCGGACGAGGAGTCGCGGCTCGCTCTCAACGAGATCACGCATCCCGCCGTGCTCGCCGAGTCCACGGCGCGCTTCGCCGCGGCCGGGGCGGCGGATCCGGACGCGATCGTCGTCTACGACGTGCCCCTGCTCGTCGAGTCGGCGAACGAGTACCCGTTCGACCTCGTCGTCGTAGCCCACGCCGCCGCACCGACCCGCGTCGAGCGCCTGGTCGCCCTGCGGGGGATGGACCGGGCCGAGGCCGAGCGTCGCATCGGAGCGCAGGCCACTGACGAGGAGCGGCTCGCCGTCGCCGACGTCGTGATCGACACCGACGGCAGCCTCGAGCGCACGCGCGAGCAGGTCGACGCGCTGTGGGAGCGGCTGCGGTCGCGCGACTCGGGGTGA